One window of Salmo salar chromosome ssa11, Ssal_v3.1, whole genome shotgun sequence genomic DNA carries:
- the LOC106562065 gene encoding embryonic polyadenylate-binding protein 2-B isoform X2 yields MAEQRQDMYIEGELAGDHYMEDPELEAIKARVQEMEEERLRAVQYEATESQIQAGMFYTMTHEERIDADNRSVYVGNVEYGATADELEIHFNGCGPVNRVTILCDKFSGHPKGFAYIEFHDRDSVQTAMSLDETVFRDRVIKVLPKRTNMPGISTTDRGIHRGARSRGRGFHPPRYNGYQQGRFRYNTGPARSVSPHPYGPPAGKRHWGVPEHREQGPKRHPCLLLITPPTDHSRPGHTGHMHPQQHY; encoded by the exons ATGGCGGAGCAAAGGCAAGATATGTACATAGAAGGCGAGCTCGCGGGAGATCATTACATGGAGGACCCG GAACTTGAAGCCATCAAGGCACGGGTgcaagagatggaggaggagaggctgagagcAGTGCAGTATGAGGCAACAGAAAGCCAGATCCAGGCAG GTATGTTCTATACAATGACCCATGAGGAAAGGATAGATGCTGACAACAGATCTGTCTATGTGGGGAAT GTGGAGTATGGTGCCACTGCAGATGAGTTGGAGATCCATTTCAATGGCTGTGGTCCTGTCAACAGAGTAACCATCCTTTGTGACAAATTCTCTGGCCATCCCAAGGG TTTTGCATATATTGAGTTCCATGACAGGGACTCTGTGCAGACTGCCATGAGCCTGGATGAGACAGTATTCAGAGACCGTGTCATAAAG GTATTGCCAAAAAGGACCAACATGCCAGGAATCAGCACCACAGACAGGGGGATTCACAGAGGTGCTCGATCCAGGGGACGAGGTTTCCACCCACCCAGATACAATGggtatcaacaaggcaggttccGATACAACACTGGCCCCGCCAGGTCAGTCTCGCCACACCCATACGGGCCCCCAGCTGGGAAGAGACACTGGGGGGTCCCTGAGCATCGTGAGCAGGGCCCTAAACGGCACCCATGCCTTCTCCTCATAACCCCACCCACTGACCACTCGAGGCCAGGGCACACTGGACACATGCACCCGCAGCAACACTACTGA
- the LOC106562066 gene encoding trafficking protein particle complex subunit 2-like protein, protein MAVCIAVIAKENYPLYIRSVPVQNELKFHYTVHTSLDVVEEKISAVGKAMADQRELYLGLLYPTEDYKVYGYVTNSKVKFVIVVDSSNTSLRDNEIRSMFRKLHNSFTDVMCNPFYNPGDTIQSKAFDSMVSAMMVQAS, encoded by the exons ATGGCGGTCTGTATTGCTGTCATCGCTAAAGAG AATTATCCTCTGTACATCCGAAGTGTACCCGTACAGAATGAACTGAAGTTTCACTACACGGTGCATACCTCTCTGGATGTGGTGGAAGAGAAGATTTCAGCAGTCGGCAAAGCTATGGCAGACCAGAGAGAGCTTTACCTTGGGCTACTGTACCCAACTGAGGACTACAAAGT ATATGGCTATGTGACAAACTCCAAGGTGAAGTTTGTCATTGTTGTGGACTCGTCAAACACATCTCTGCGGGACAATGAGATTAGAAGT ATGTTCAGAAAGCTACACAACTCATTTACTGATGTGATGTGCAACCCATTCTACAATCCTGGAGACACCATTCAGTCCAA GGCCTTTGACAGCATGGTGTCTGCAATGATGGTGCAAGCTAGCTGA
- the LOC106562065 gene encoding embryonic polyadenylate-binding protein 2-B isoform X1 gives MAEQRQDMYIEGELAGDHYMEDPELEAIKARVQEMEEERLRAVQYEATESQIQAAGMFYTMTHEERIDADNRSVYVGNVEYGATADELEIHFNGCGPVNRVTILCDKFSGHPKGFAYIEFHDRDSVQTAMSLDETVFRDRVIKVLPKRTNMPGISTTDRGIHRGARSRGRGFHPPRYNGYQQGRFRYNTGPARSVSPHPYGPPAGKRHWGVPEHREQGPKRHPCLLLITPPTDHSRPGHTGHMHPQQHY, from the exons ATGGCGGAGCAAAGGCAAGATATGTACATAGAAGGCGAGCTCGCGGGAGATCATTACATGGAGGACCCG GAACTTGAAGCCATCAAGGCACGGGTgcaagagatggaggaggagaggctgagagcAGTGCAGTATGAGGCAACAGAAAGCCAGATCCAGGCAG CAGGTATGTTCTATACAATGACCCATGAGGAAAGGATAGATGCTGACAACAGATCTGTCTATGTGGGGAAT GTGGAGTATGGTGCCACTGCAGATGAGTTGGAGATCCATTTCAATGGCTGTGGTCCTGTCAACAGAGTAACCATCCTTTGTGACAAATTCTCTGGCCATCCCAAGGG TTTTGCATATATTGAGTTCCATGACAGGGACTCTGTGCAGACTGCCATGAGCCTGGATGAGACAGTATTCAGAGACCGTGTCATAAAG GTATTGCCAAAAAGGACCAACATGCCAGGAATCAGCACCACAGACAGGGGGATTCACAGAGGTGCTCGATCCAGGGGACGAGGTTTCCACCCACCCAGATACAATGggtatcaacaaggcaggttccGATACAACACTGGCCCCGCCAGGTCAGTCTCGCCACACCCATACGGGCCCCCAGCTGGGAAGAGACACTGGGGGGTCCCTGAGCATCGTGAGCAGGGCCCTAAACGGCACCCATGCCTTCTCCTCATAACCCCACCCACTGACCACTCGAGGCCAGGGCACACTGGACACATGCACCCGCAGCAACACTACTGA